The DNA segment CGGATTGAGCAAGCTTTAGTCGTTTTTAGATCCCTTTCAATTCATGTTTCCTCCGATTAGCTCAGTGAAAGTGAATGCATCTTATGTATCATTAATTTCCTATTCTGTCTCCTCCAGGTGGTGCGGGccaggctggaggagaggggcaTTTGTGTCAAGGATGTGAGGCTGAATGGCTCAGCTGCCAGCCACGTGCTtcaccaggacactggactAGGCTACAAGGATTTGGACCTGATTTTTGGCGTGTCTCTGAAGGACGACCAGGCCTTCCGCTTGGTGAAAGACGTGGTTTTGGACTGCCTCTATGACTTCCTACCAGCTGGAGTCTCTAGGGAGCGCATCACAGCGCTGACCCTGAAAGAGGCCTACGTGCAGAAACTGGTGAAGGTCTGTAACGACACGGACCGCTGGAGCCTCATCTCCCTGTCCAATAACACCGGCAAGAACGTGGAGCTGAAATTCGTGGATTCTTTGCGGCGGCAATTTGAATTCAGCGTGGACTCCTTCCAAATCTGTCTGGATTCTCTGCTCCTATTTGACCGCTGCTCGGAGACGCCCATGTCCGAGAGCTTCCACCCCACGGTGATCGGGGAGAGCATGTACGGAGACTTCGGGGAGGCCATGGACCACCTGTGTATGAGGACCATAGCTACGCGCAGCCCAGAAGAGATCCGAGGAGGCGGGCTGTTGAAgtactgccacctgctggtgcgGGGTTTTCGTCCCTCTTCCGAGGCGGACATGAAGCAGATGCAGCGCTACATGTGCTCACGCTTCTTCATTGACTTCTCCGACATCGGcgagcagcagaggaaactgGAGGCCTATCTGCAAAACCACTTTGCGGGGATGGAGCACAAACGGTACGAGTGCCTGATGACTCTGTACCAGGTGGTGAACGAGAGCACCGTATGCCTGATGGGCCACGAGCGGCGGCAGACGCTCAGCCTCATCTCCATGCTGGCGCTCAGGGTGTTGGCGGAGCAGAACGCCATCCCCACGGTGACGAATGTA comes from the Takifugu rubripes chromosome 7, fTakRub1.2, whole genome shotgun sequence genome and includes:
- the tent5ba gene encoding terminal nucleotidyltransferase 5ba; this translates as MSCGDASDQSRRFCVLSWDQVQRLDSILGETVPIHGRGNFPTLSVQPRLIVQVVRARLEERGICVKDVRLNGSAASHVLHQDTGLGYKDLDLIFGVSLKDDQAFRLVKDVVLDCLYDFLPAGVSRERITALTLKEAYVQKLVKVCNDTDRWSLISLSNNTGKNVELKFVDSLRRQFEFSVDSFQICLDSLLLFDRCSETPMSESFHPTVIGESMYGDFGEAMDHLCMRTIATRSPEEIRGGGLLKYCHLLVRGFRPSSEADMKQMQRYMCSRFFIDFSDIGEQQRKLEAYLQNHFAGMEHKRYECLMTLYQVVNESTVCLMGHERRQTLSLISMLALRVLAEQNAIPTVTNVTCYYQPAPYVQDINFSNYYIAHVQPTQISQCHSSYQTWLPCS